A window from Zingiber officinale cultivar Zhangliang chromosome 7A, Zo_v1.1, whole genome shotgun sequence encodes these proteins:
- the LOC122001366 gene encoding glutathione S-transferase 3-like yields MGGIKIYGMPTSTNTIRALAALNEKGLDYELVIVDLRTGAHKHPNFLALNPFGQIPVLEDGDVVLFESRAINRYIATKYAEAGPDLLLSGGTPAERAAVEIWLEVESQQFGPPIASLVFEALIKPMLVKATADEAIVEAQAAKLEKVLDVYEARLAQNKYLAGEHFTLVDLNHIPYTNYLLKTSKAALVTSRPHLLAWWKDVSARPAWVKTAAGIPF; encoded by the exons ATGGGAGGGATCAAGATCTACGGGATGCCCACGTCCACCAACACCATCCGAGCTCTGGCGGCCCTCAACGAGAAAGGCCTCGACTACGAGCTCGTCATCGTCGACCTCCGCACCGGCGCGCACAAGCACCCTAACTTTCTTGCCCTCAAC CCCTTCGGCCAGATCCCAGTTCTGGAGGACGGAGACGTCGTCCTCTTCG AGTCGCGGGCGATCAACCGATACATCGCTACCAAGTACGCGGAGGCCGGGCCGGACCTCCTCCTCTCCGGAGGAACCCCCGCAGAGCGTGCGGCGGTGGAGATTTGGCTCGAGGTGGAGTCGCAGCAGTTCGGGCCGCCCATCGCCTCGCTGGTGTTCGAGGCGCTGATCAAGCCAATGCTTGTCAAAGCCACGGCCGACGAGGCGATCGTGGAGGCGCAGGCTGCGAAGCTGGAGAAGGTGTTGGATGTGTACGAGGCGCGTCTGGCGCAGAACAAGTACCTCGCCGGAGAGCACTTCACCTTGGTCGACCTCAATCACATCCCCTACACCAACTACCTGCTGAAGACGTCCAAGGCCGCACTTGTCACATCTCGTCCTCACCTGCTCGCCTGGTGGAAGGACGTCTCCGCCCGTCCCGCCTGGGTCAAGACCGCTGCCGGCATTCCCTTCTGA